The Cellulomonas sp. S1-8 genomic sequence GCTGGGCTCGACCGTCGAGTTCCAGATCACCGACGGCAACACCTACGGCGACAAGCTCGCGACCGTCCTCGCCTCGGCCAAGGACGTCCCGGACTGGGTCTGCGTCCCGACGTGGAACGTCCCGTCGCGCTTCGGCTCCGAGATCGTCCCGAACGTCTTCCAGGACCTGTCCGACCACCTGGGCGGGGACAAGGTCAAGGACTACCCGAACCTGGCGAACATCCCCACCGACGCGTGGCGGTTCTGCGTCTTCAACGGCCGGCTCTACGGCCTGCCGTTCCCGGGCGAGATCATCACCGACGCGACCTTCTACCGCAAGGACGTCCTGGACGGGCTCGGCATCACCCCCGACGTCCGCACCGGACAGGACCTCCTCGACCTGGCCCAGGAGCTCACGGGCGGCGGGCGCTGGGGCACCGAGGACCTGTGGAACACCGCCGCGATGATCCACTCGGTGCCGCCGAAGTGGCGGCTCGACGGGGACCGGCTGGTGCACCGCGTCGAGACTGAGGAGTACCGGGCCGCGCTCGCCTGGAACGCCGAGCTCTTCGCGTCCGGCGCGGTCCACCCCGACGCGGTCGCCGACCAGAGCGGCGAGGCCAAGACACGGTTCCAGTCCGGGGCCTCGCTGATCATGAACGACGGCATCGGCGCCTGGCACGAGGCGCTGCGCGATAACCTCGCGAGCAACCCCGCGTACTGGCAGCAGCCCTTCGACCCGTTCGAGGCGTCCGGCGGCACGCCCGTGCTCTTCAAGGGCAACCCCGCCAACATCTTCTCGTTCCTCAAGAAGACCGACGACGAGGCGCGGATCCGCGAGCTCCTGCAGCTCGCGAACGTGCTCGCCGCACCCTTCGGGACCACCGAGTTCGACCTCGTGCAGAACGGCGTCGAGGGCGTGCACTTCACACGGGGCGACGACGGTC encodes the following:
- a CDS encoding extracellular solute-binding protein, yielding MNTTTSTTRIGELPVRRRSFLGMVAAGAAVVGVPSLLTACGSGDAPPAAAPGAPPSGDVLPTYVPIDYVEPDFPSVNGSTPGYATLPSELVQSVPGAPGSGSTFTAMTPLWGTIPPSDGNQYYAAVNDMLGSTVEFQITDGNTYGDKLATVLASAKDVPDWVCVPTWNVPSRFGSEIVPNVFQDLSDHLGGDKVKDYPNLANIPTDAWRFCVFNGRLYGLPFPGEIITDATFYRKDVLDGLGITPDVRTGQDLLDLAQELTGGGRWGTEDLWNTAAMIHSVPPKWRLDGDRLVHRVETEEYRAALAWNAELFASGAVHPDAVADQSGEAKTRFQSGASLIMNDGIGAWHEALRDNLASNPAYWQQPFDPFEASGGTPVLFKGNPANIFSFLKKTDDEARIRELLQLANVLAAPFGTTEFDLVQNGVEGVHFTRGDDGLPVPTELAATELQPTYIFLVDGPIANTRVQYPGFVEASSVWQQNAAEHITDPLFYAQQIVEPTQFASIAQPFVDLEKDISRGRKSLDDLDGAVETWRSSGGEELRVFYQEILDAQ